One Candidatus Zixiibacteriota bacterium genomic window, TTGCATTGACCTTGAGAAGGCGGTAGTCTCCGGAGCCAACCGACCATGTTCTCGCGCCTACGATGTAGCCGCCGTCCGGAGCCGCAGCAATTGACATTGCACCATCGGTATTGCCGTGTCCCAGAGTCTTCTCCCAGATCAGGTTGCCGATGCCATCAACTTTGATCAAGTAGATGAGGCCGTCTTCCGTGCCCGGCGGCTTGGTCCCTCCAGCTAATATATAGCCACCGTCCGGAGTAGCCACCACAGAATACGCAACATCGATTTCGCCATTGTCGTAAGTCTGCTGCCAGATCAGGTCCCCGGACTCGTTCAGGAGGGCCAGGTAGATATCCCAGTTGTTTCCCGCAGTGTAGCCCGGTACGATATACCCCCCACCCGGAGCAGCAATCACACACCTCGAATCAAGAGTGTTCAGTTCAACACCAAGCTGCCTATCCCAGATCACATTCCCAGAGCTGTCGACTTTCATGAGAAAGATGTTGTTTCCTGCACCTGTGATGACAAAGCCACCATCAGGTGCTGACACCATCGAGAATGGATAGCCTCCAAAGTCAGGGTCAGCGTCAACGTCGATGAACTTCTGCCACATCACATCTCCATTCTCGTCGATTCGCAAAAGCCAGAAATAGCCTGGAGGGGGATCTCCGGTGTAGTAGTTGTCTTGAGTCAAACCAGCGATCAAGTAGCCACCGTCTGGTGCCGCGCAGATAGAGTAGGCAGAGTTTTCATGATATCCCTCAAAACCTTTGTAGGACCGTCCCCAAACAACTTGGCCATTGGCGTCGAACTTGACGATCAGTGCATCCAGCAAGAAGTCAGCATTGTATCCGGTCGTGCCTGCCGTGATGTAGCCTCCGTCTGCTGTCACTGCAACATCCCATGCGTCGTCACCCCTTGATCCGCCATAGGCCGTCTGCCAGACTATGTCGCCGTATTCATCAACTTTGACTAGATAGACATCGCTGCCACCGGAACCATATGAGCTGGTCTGTCCAGCCATCACATAACCACCATCCGGCGCTACGACAACACCCCCTTCAGCAAGCAACTCCTGATATGGTCCGCCATACGTTCGTTCCCAGGTGATGATGACTGAGTCGGGGGTTTTGGCGGTGACAGCGTTTGAGACTGATGACCAGTTGTGTGATTCGTCTGATGTGCGAAGCGCGAAGTAGTACTTTGTCATCGGTTCGAGGCCGGTCACTGAGAATGACTCAGTCGTTCCGGCAATTGATGGCGTGTGAGGGTTCGTGCAGCTTGTCCCGAGGTCCCATGTCGATGAATCGAGCTCTGATGTCGAATATCTGATGTCGTATCGTGTTGCCTGGCCGGTGACGCTGTCATCACCCGGGGCGGTCCAGGTCAGTCGGATGCTCCCGCTCGATAAGCTGTCAATGGAAAGATCTTTGGTCGTTGCTGGCGGCTCTCGATCCTGAACAGGATCGATGATCTTGTCACCTCCGCAGGAGAGCATGAGGGATACTACACAGAACAACAGAATGATCGGCAGTGAAATAAGGGGATTGGCTTTCATACATCTGTGGCTGGACATCATTCCTCCCTTTGGTCAGGTCCCGAAAGACCCCGATTCAAACCCCAATCCGGCGCCAGACAGCCTCTGACACCGGTCATTTCGGCATTCCCCCTGGTCGTAGGCGCACAATGCGCTAGACCGTTGTAATCTTGGCTCTACTAAAATCTAACCACCCCCATCCTCATTGTCAAACATTTACTCTCTCCACTACCGACCAGTGACAATAGCTATACAAGCAGAGCGGCAGATCATTATGATCTGCCGCTTGGTTGTCCAGAACAATCGTAACATCTACAGCGGTGGCATGCGGTCAGAGCATGTCCGTACCGGTTCAGGACCGCTGGTGAATATGTAGGCGATCAGATAGACAACATCATCGATATCGACACCGCCGCTGCAATTCGAATCGCCGGTAAACGCGTAGGGCTGGGGCGCGTCTCCACCAGTGAAAATGTAGCCGATGAGATACACGACGTCATCGATGTCAATGCCGGTAGAGGCGTCCACATCTCCCGCCGCAGCCATTGCCAGCGCTCGACTGGCATTTACACTACCAAAGCCATACAGTGGATACGCACCTCCATCATAGTCGGATGTTGACCGCCGGAGCACCTGTCGTACCCAGTTCAGCGGTCGCATCGTATGAGGTTCCGAATATATCTTCTTCATATTCGGCGCAACCGAGAACATCTGCCCAATGATGCCGCTGACAATACCTGAAGCAGCACCCGGCCCATTTAAGAAGCAGAAATAGTCCTTATTGCCATCACACTGGAGTACCTGTGGGTTGCTCCCAAGTGAATCTGGA contains:
- a CDS encoding fibronectin type III domain-containing protein; amino-acid sequence: MSSHRCMKANPLISLPIILLFCVVSLMLSCGGDKIIDPVQDREPPATTKDLSIDSLSSGSIRLTWTAPGDDSVTGQATRYDIRYSTSELDSSTWDLGTSCTNPHTPSIAGTTESFSVTGLEPMTKYYFALRTSDESHNWSSVSNAVTAKTPDSVIITWERTYGGPYQELLAEGGVVVAPDGGYVMAGQTSSYGSGGSDVYLVKVDEYGDIVWQTAYGGSRGDDAWDVAVTADGGYITAGTTGYNADFLLDALIVKFDANGQVVWGRSYKGFEGYHENSAYSICAAPDGGYLIAGLTQDNYYTGDPPPGYFWLLRIDENGDVMWQKFIDVDADPDFGGYPFSMVSAPDGGFVITGAGNNIFLMKVDSSGNVIWDRQLGVELNTLDSRCVIAAPGGGYIVPGYTAGNNWDIYLALLNESGDLIWQQTYDNGEIDVAYSVVATPDGGYILAGGTKPPGTEDGLIYLIKVDGIGNLIWEKTLGHGNTDGAMSIAAAPDGGYIVGARTWSVGSGDYRLLKVNANGDL